CACGGCTAAAGAGAGCTTGGTGTAAAAAGGGTCCCAGTCCTTGGGACTGTCCCACCACTCCCTGTTGTTCACCATGTCACCGCTGTTGCACAGGGCTGAGAATTACTGGTGGCGTGGGCAGAACACACGGACGCTGTGCGTGGGGCCCTTCCCTCGCAACGTGGTGACCTCTGTGGCCGGCCTGTCAGCCCAGGACATCAGCCAGCCCCTGCAGAACAGCTTCATTCACACAGGGCATGGTGACAGCGACCCCCGgcactgctggggcttccctgacaGGATCGATGAGTGAGTACTGGCAGGGTCCCGCCCGGGGGCTCCAGGGCCAGCAGCCCCTCTCTGGGCATGCAGGCTCTCCAGGCCTCCAAGGTCCCAGTTACAGCCGTGGGCCAAGAGTCTCTTGTTCAGCAGCTTTTCCTTGTCGGCAGAACTGGGGTTGGAGCTTCAAAGGATAAATGGCCTCCAGGGTCCACACCTTAAGCCCCCCCTGGCAAACTGGCTTTAGGAGAATGGACTTGGGAAGAGCCTTTGGAAGTAGTTCAGTAGGAAAGCTTCTCATGATCCCCAGCACTTGGGTGGCAGTTTCCCTTCTCCTGCTGGTAGGACCTGAGTCCTGGAGATGGGAGCTGCTGGCTCAGGCCCAGGGGTGCAAGGTGCAGAAAAAGCTCCCTACGGGGAAACTTCAGAGTGCCCACCTGCCTGCTCACTCTGTACCTGGGAGGGGGGTTCAGCCTCCTTTAAGTGAAAAGACGAGGTCACGGGATGGGGGGCATCTGGGGAGGATACACAGGAGAATTAGTCACTTCCTGGGGGCCCCGCCCGAGGGTACCACTTGGAGCTCCTCCTGCTGGGCCTCCGAGCCTCTGTGCTGGCAGCACGGGGTTTCCGGGCAGCGCTCTCTCCTCTGACTTCTGAAAGGCTTCTGCCCCGGGGGCGTGGCGCAGCGGGCCCTTCACCCCCTGCCCCGCACACCAGAACGCTGAGCCCTGGGAGAGTGCCCGTCTCTTGCCTCACAGGAGCCAGGCGAGGGCCTGAGAGAGCTGGGGCCGGAGAAGGCAGACACCTTCCAGAAGGCGGCCCGGCACCCTCTGCCCTGCTCCTGGCGTGCCATGGCCAGCCCAGCCCCATTCCTCTGGGCTTTAATCAGCCCCAGTAACTACGTCCCAGATGCTGAGTTGGCACAGGGGTTGCAGGTGAATTGGGAGCCTGGCGGTAGCCTGGCCCATACCCTACCTCCTGGCAGTGGGGCAGAAGGATGCCTCCTGTCCAGCCTGGCTGGGGCAGTGTGGCCCAGATGCCTCAGGGCCTGGTAGGAGAGAAGAGAGTGTGCCAGCAGGTGGCTGCTGGGCATGGGTTGGGGTGCCTTGGGGTTACAGAGGGCCAGCTCTGCCCTTTTGGGGTGTCCTTGGAGCTCCTACAGTCCTAGGTTTTTCAGCCTACAGTCAGGAGTTCTTTCTCTGCCCCCTCTCCACTGTACCCTCCCCTGGTTCCTGCTAGATCTACAGAAGGGAGCTACCAGGGTCAGAAGTCCTGGGCTCCAGGCCTGCGTCTGCAAGGGGCTTGGATGACCCCAGGGGACAGGCCCAGCACCTCCTCCAGGGTGCCCTCACTGCCGCCGCCCCACACCCTTACCCATCTCTGACCTGCATCTCTCCCCACAGACTGTATCTGGGAAACCCCATGGACCCTCCCGACCTGCTGAGTGTGGAACTGAGCACCTCCAGACCCACCCAGCATCTGGGCAGGGTGAAAAGTAAGGGCCCCCAAGCCCTGGTCCCCTAGTTCATCAGCTGCCCAGGAAGGGATGCTGTCTCCTCAGGCCACCCCGAGCTGGCTGTTCCTGCTCTGGGACGGTTGGGTCAGGGCAGCATGGGGACAGCTGTGTCCCTGGCTCCGGCTGGGCGTGGGGCGGACGGCAAGAGGCAGCTGTATCCGCCGAGGTGGGCATCCTCGGTCTGGCCCGCACTGGCCTGCCTGCTcagcttccctcctccctcctccttcccgcCGTGCTCAGATCCTGGCTCTCCTCACTCCCCCTAAtcctgctctcctctcctgccaAAACCACCCCACGGGCTCCATCTTGGCCAGGAGCCTCATCCATCTCCCGGATCCAGGGCCTGTCGCTCCGGAACATAGTTTTCCCATCCTGCCGCCCCATTGCTTCCCATTGCTGCTGGGTTTGTACATTCATTTGCCCCTtttcacatctctctctctctctctctctctctctctctcccccctcccccctccacactCTGCCCTCTTGTCTGACTCTGTCTCCCCTCCCTTGTCCTTGCTCTGCCCCCTCTACTCTCCGCATGACCTTTCTCGCAGGGGAGCCTCCACCTCGCCCTCCTCAGCCTGCCATCTTCACTCAGAGTAAGTGGGGCTGCTCTTGGTGCCttggcccccgcccccgccccctctctcctctcatttctctcctcctGGAAGGTACAGAGCCCCAGCTGtccggggtgggaggggaagtgggTGTGTGCTGTGAGCTTTTGCCGCTGACCTGGCCCGGCATGCctgcctctcccccaacccccaaaagCCTGGGCTTCGGGAACAAGAGTGTGGTCCTGGCACCCACTCTGCCACTGTCCGCCATTGCCTGGCCCTGCCTCACTTCCTTTGGGACCTGCAGAGGCCGTGTCTGGGCTTTATGCCAGTTGATCAGGAGCTCTGTCCTCTCTAAGGATAGCTCCTATTGCCCTTGATGGTGGGAGATGGCCCATAGCCCCCTGCCTGCACTAATGGTGTGCCGTACGTAATGGGGTAGGGATTACTAACCAGGGCTCAGGAGCCGGGGCATATGGGATCTTGTGTTGATGGAGGGGTGTCAGGCAGGCAGGTGTGGGGTGTTCTTGCTCTAGCTGAAATGGAGGGAGGGGCTCGCCAGGCCCCATAGAGGGCTGCCAGCCACCGGCGCAGGTTCTGCCCTCCTGTTGAATGGGGTCTGGGTGCGCAGAGAATTCTGGCGGCTGAGGGCTGACCTCTGGGGGAATTGGGAGTGGGGAGTTGGTGGGCTGtcttccccacaccccacctTTCCCATCGGCCTGCCTGACGCTGCCTCCCTATTGGGATCTATCTTCCATCGCAGAACCAACCTACGACCCTGTGAGTGAGGACCAAGACCCCCTGTCCAGCGACTTCAAGAGGCTGGGCCTGCGGAAGCCAGGACTGCCCCGTGGGCTGTGGCTCGCGAAGCCCTCTGCCCGGGTGCCGGGCACCAAAGCGGGCCGCGGGAGCAGTGAGGTCACGCTTATCGACTTCGGTGAGGAGCCCGTGGTCCCGGCCCCACGGCCCTGTGCGCCCTCACTGGCACAGCTGGCCATGGATGCCTGCTCCTTGCTGGACAAGACCCCGCCGCAGAGCCCCTCGCGGGCCCTGCCCCGGCCCCTGCATCCCACGCCAGTGGTGGACTGGGATGCGCGCCCGCTGCCCCCGCCTCCTGCCTACGATGACGTGGCCCAGGATGAGGATGACTTTGAGGTCTGCTCCATCAACAGCACCCTCGTGAGTGCAGGGGTCTCTGCTGGGCCCAGCCAGGGCGAGACCAATTACGCCTTTGTGCCTGAGCCGGCGCGGCTCTTCCCTGCCCTGGAGGACAACCTGTTCCTCCCGCCTCAGGGTGGGGGCAAGCCGCCCAACTCGGCCCAGACCGCAGAGATCTTCCAGGCGCTGCAGCAGGAGTGCATGCGGCAGCTACAGGTCCCGGCCGGCTCTCTGGTCCCCTCGCCAAGCCCGGTGGGCGACGACAAGCCCCAGGTGCCCCCCCGTGTGCCCATCCCCCCGAGGCCCACACGCCCACTTGGGGAGCTGTCTCCAGCCCCCTCGGGCGAGGAGGAGATGGGGCGGTGGCCTGgacctgcctcccctccccgggTGCCACCCCGGGAGCCCCTGTCCCCACAAGGCTCCAGGACCCCCAGCCCCTTGGTGCCACGCGGCAGCTCCCCGCTGCCACCCCGGCTCTCCAGCTCACCTGGGAAGACCATGCCCACCACCCAGAGCTTCGCCTCAGACCCCAAGTATGCCACACCCCAGGTGATCCAGGCACCTGGCCCTCGGGCTGGCCCCTGCATCTTACCCATCGTCCGTGATGGCAAGAAGGTCAGCAGCACCCACTACTACCTGCTGCCTGAGCGCCCACCCTACCTGGAGCGCTACCAGCGCTTCCTGCGTGAGACCCGGAGCCCCGAAGAGCCGACCCCCATGCCTGTGCCCCTGCTGCTGCCCCCTCCCGGCATCCCAGCTCCTGCTGCCCCCACTGCCACCGTTCGACCAATGCCTCAGGCTGCCCCAGACCCCAGGGCTAACTTCTCCACCAACACCAGCaactcaggggcccagctgccaGCCCTGAGGGCCACTGCTCGGCTGCCACAGAGGGGCTGCCCCGGGGACGGGCCAGAGGCTGGACGGCCAGCAGAGAAGATCCAGATGGTGAGTAGTGGGCCTGGCTAACAGgctgaggaggggcaggggcccaagggacccagaggaaggggcCCGAGTGGTGCTGACGGGTGGGTGGGTGTGCCCAGCTGCAGGCCATGGTGCATGGGGTGACCACAGAGGAGTGCCAGGCGGCCCTGCAGAGCCACAGCTGGAGCGTGCAGAGGGCTGCCCAGTATCTGAAGGTACCACCACCTCCTGCCCACTCTGGCTTTCAGGGACCCTGAAGACTGGTTCTGCGGCTCTCCTCCAACCctcctgctccctgcccccaccctcactCTCCTCTGTCCCGCCCTGGTCCAGCACCCCTCGGCCCCAGTGTGTCCCACGGCACCACCCTCTGCTCCTCAGGTGGAGCAGCTCTTTGGTTTGGGTCTGCGGCCGCGAGGCGAGTGCCACAAAGTGCTGGAGATGTTCGACTGGAATTTGGAGCAGGCTGGCTGCCACCTGCTGGGCTCCTGCGGCCCAGCCCACCACAAGTGAGCAGACCTTGCCCCTGCCACCTTCCTGTCCCCGGGGTGTCCTGGAGCAGTCACTCTGGGAAAAGCCAACAGCTCACAGCCACACACGGCCAGACACAGGGCtccaggtgggaggagggaaaggggtcCCGATCCCAGGACACAGTTCTCGGAGAAAACAGCTTCTCCTAAGCACGTTTATCTAGACTTCACAGGCGCTTTGTTAAATGAGCTAATGAGTAAAAGGAATTGGAGCCTCTCTGGTTGCAGGGGGCTTGCTTCCTGACCGGGCTCCAGTGAGCAGCAGGTT
This Phocoena sinus isolate mPhoSin1 chromosome 4, mPhoSin1.pri, whole genome shotgun sequence DNA region includes the following protein-coding sequences:
- the TNK2 gene encoding activated CDC42 kinase 1 isoform X2 — translated: MCKGTEPEIQELRPLPTPPPSGQSPGDLVRGSSSVEMPAARRFPGLELSFPLLARLRRRLYTRLGSGSMQPEEGTGWLLELLSEVQLQQYFLRLRDDLNVTRLSHFEYVKNEDLEKIGMGRPGQRRLWEAVKRRKAMCKRKSWMSKVFSGKRLEAEFPPHHSQSTFRKTSPTPGGPAAEGSLQSLTCLIGEKDLHLFEKLGDGSFGVVRRGEWDAPSGKTVSVAVKCLKPDVLSQPEAMDDFIREVNAMHSLDHRNLIRLYGVVLTPPMKMVTELAPLGSLLDRLRKHQGHFLLGTLSRYAVQVAEGMGYLESKRFIHRDLAARNLLLATRDLVKIGDFGLMRALPQNDDHYVMQEHRKVPFAWCAPESLKTRTFSHASDTWMFGVTLWEMFTYGQEPWIGLNGSQILHKIDKEGERLPRPEDCPQDIYNVMVQCWAHKPEDRPTFVALRDFLLEAQPTDMRALQDFEEPDKLHIQMNDVITVIEGRAENYWWRGQNTRTLCVGPFPRNVVTSVAGLSAQDISQPLQNSFIHTGHGDSDPRHCWGFPDRIDELYLGNPMDPPDLLSVELSTSRPTQHLGRVKKPTYDPVSEDQDPLSSDFKRLGLRKPGLPRGLWLAKPSARVPGTKAGRGSSEVTLIDFGEEPVVPAPRPCAPSLAQLAMDACSLLDKTPPQSPSRALPRPLHPTPVVDWDARPLPPPPAYDDVAQDEDDFEVCSINSTLVSAGVSAGPSQGETNYAFVPEPARLFPALEDNLFLPPQGGGKPPNSAQTAEIFQALQQECMRQLQVPAGSLVPSPSPVGDDKPQVPPRVPIPPRPTRPLGELSPAPSGEEEMGRWPGPASPPRVPPREPLSPQGSRTPSPLVPRGSSPLPPRLSSSPGKTMPTTQSFASDPKYATPQVIQAPGPRAGPCILPIVRDGKKVSSTHYYLLPERPPYLERYQRFLRETRSPEEPTPMPVPLLLPPPGIPAPAAPTATVRPMPQAAPDPRANFSTNTSNSGAQLPALRATARLPQRGCPGDGPEAGRPAEKIQMLQAMVHGVTTEECQAALQSHSWSVQRAAQYLKVEQLFGLGLRPRGECHKVLEMFDWNLEQAGCHLLGSCGPAHHKR
- the TNK2 gene encoding activated CDC42 kinase 1 isoform X11, with translation MRTVCGCEGQRRLWEAVKRRKAMCKRKSWMSKVFSGKRLEAEFPPHHSQSTFRKTSPTPGGPAAEGSLQSLTCLIGEKDLHLFEKLGDGSFGVVRRGEWDAPSGKTVSVAVKCLKPDVLSQPEAMDDFIREVNAMHSLDHRNLIRLYGVVLTPPMKMVTELAPLGSLLDRLRKHQGHFLLGTLSRYAVQVAEGMGYLESKRFIHRDLAARNLLLATRDLVKIGDFGLMRALPQNDDHYVMQEHRKVPFAWCAPESLKTRTFSHASDTWMFGVTLWEMFTYGQEPWIGLNGSQILHKIDKEGERLPRPEDCPQDIYNVMVQCWAHKPEDRPTFVALRDFLLEAQPTDMRALQDFEEPDKLHIQMNDVITVIEGRAENYWWRGQNTRTLCVGPFPRNVVTSVAGLSAQDISQPLQNSFIHTGHGDSDPRHCWGFPDRIDELYLGNPMDPPDLLSVELSTSRPTQHLGRVKREPPPRPPQPAIFTQKPTYDPVSEDQDPLSSDFKRLGLRKPGLPRGLWLAKPSARVPGTKAGRGSSEVTLIDFGEEPVVPAPRPCAPSLAQLAMDACSLLDKTPPQSPSRALPRPLHPTPVVDWDARPLPPPPAYDDVAQDEDDFEVCSINSTLVSAGVSAGPSQGETNYAFVPEPARLFPALEDNLFLPPQGGGKPPNSAQTAEIFQALQQECMRQLQVPAGSLVPSPSPVGDDKPQVPPRVPIPPRPTRPLGELSPAPSGEEEMGRWPGPASPPRVPPREPLSPQGSRTPSPLVPRGSSPLPPRLSSSPGKTMPTTQSFASDPKYATPQVIQAPGPRAGPCILPIVRDGKKVSSTHYYLLPERPPYLERYQRFLRETRSPEEPTPMPVPLLLPPPGIPAPAAPTATVRPMPQAAPDPRANFSTNTSNSGAQLPALRATARLPQRGCPGDGPEAGRPAEKIQMLQAMVHGVTTEECQAALQSHSWSVQRAAQYLKVEQLFGLGLRPRGECHKVLEMFDWNLEQAGCHLLGSCGPAHHKR
- the TNK2 gene encoding activated CDC42 kinase 1 isoform X12, giving the protein MRTVCGCEGQRRLWEAVKRRKAMCKRKSWMSKSTFRKTSPTPGGPAAEGSLQSLTCLIGEKDLHLFEKLGDGSFGVVRRGEWDAPSGKTVSVAVKCLKPDVLSQPEAMDDFIREVNAMHSLDHRNLIRLYGVVLTPPMKMVTELAPLGSLLDRLRKHQGHFLLGTLSRYAVQVAEGMGYLESKRFIHRDLAARNLLLATRDLVKIGDFGLMRALPQNDDHYVMQEHRKVPFAWCAPESLKTRTFSHASDTWMFGVTLWEMFTYGQEPWIGLNGSQILHKIDKEGERLPRPEDCPQDIYNVMVQCWAHKPEDRPTFVALRDFLLEAQPTDMRALQDFEEPDKLHIQMNDVITVIEGRAENYWWRGQNTRTLCVGPFPRNVVTSVAGLSAQDISQPLQNSFIHTGHGDSDPRHCWGFPDRIDELYLGNPMDPPDLLSVELSTSRPTQHLGRVKREPPPRPPQPAIFTQKPTYDPVSEDQDPLSSDFKRLGLRKPGLPRGLWLAKPSARVPGTKAGRGSSEVTLIDFGEEPVVPAPRPCAPSLAQLAMDACSLLDKTPPQSPSRALPRPLHPTPVVDWDARPLPPPPAYDDVAQDEDDFEVCSINSTLVSAGVSAGPSQGETNYAFVPEPARLFPALEDNLFLPPQGGGKPPNSAQTAEIFQALQQECMRQLQVPAGSLVPSPSPVGDDKPQVPPRVPIPPRPTRPLGELSPAPSGEEEMGRWPGPASPPRVPPREPLSPQGSRTPSPLVPRGSSPLPPRLSSSPGKTMPTTQSFASDPKYATPQVIQAPGPRAGPCILPIVRDGKKVSSTHYYLLPERPPYLERYQRFLRETRSPEEPTPMPVPLLLPPPGIPAPAAPTATVRPMPQAAPDPRANFSTNTSNSGAQLPALRATARLPQRGCPGDGPEAGRPAEKIQMLQAMVHGVTTEECQAALQSHSWSVQRAAQYLKVEQLFGLGLRPRGECHKVLEMFDWNLEQAGCHLLGSCGPAHHKR
- the TNK2 gene encoding activated CDC42 kinase 1 isoform X13, whose product is MCKRKSWMSKVFSGKRLEAEFPPHHSQSTFRKTSPTPGGPAAEGSLQSLTCLIGEKDLHLFEKLGDGSFGVVRRGEWDAPSGKTVSVAVKCLKPDVLSQPEAMDDFIREVNAMHSLDHRNLIRLYGVVLTPPMKMVTELAPLGSLLDRLRKHQGHFLLGTLSRYAVQVAEGMGYLESKRFIHRDLAARNLLLATRDLVKIGDFGLMRALPQNDDHYVMQEHRKVPFAWCAPESLKTRTFSHASDTWMFGVTLWEMFTYGQEPWIGLNGSQILHKIDKEGERLPRPEDCPQDIYNVMVQCWAHKPEDRPTFVALRDFLLEAQPTDMRALQDFEEPDKLHIQMNDVITVIEGRAENYWWRGQNTRTLCVGPFPRNVVTSVAGLSAQDISQPLQNSFIHTGHGDSDPRHCWGFPDRIDELYLGNPMDPPDLLSVELSTSRPTQHLGRVKREPPPRPPQPAIFTQKPTYDPVSEDQDPLSSDFKRLGLRKPGLPRGLWLAKPSARVPGTKAGRGSSEVTLIDFGEEPVVPAPRPCAPSLAQLAMDACSLLDKTPPQSPSRALPRPLHPTPVVDWDARPLPPPPAYDDVAQDEDDFEVCSINSTLVSAGVSAGPSQGETNYAFVPEPARLFPALEDNLFLPPQGGGKPPNSAQTAEIFQALQQECMRQLQVPAGSLVPSPSPVGDDKPQVPPRVPIPPRPTRPLGELSPAPSGEEEMGRWPGPASPPRVPPREPLSPQGSRTPSPLVPRGSSPLPPRLSSSPGKTMPTTQSFASDPKYATPQVIQAPGPRAGPCILPIVRDGKKVSSTHYYLLPERPPYLERYQRFLRETRSPEEPTPMPVPLLLPPPGIPAPAAPTATVRPMPQAAPDPRANFSTNTSNSGAQLPALRATARLPQRGCPGDGPEAGRPAEKIQMLQAMVHGVTTEECQAALQSHSWSVQRAAQYLKVEQLFGLGLRPRGECHKVLEMFDWNLEQAGCHLLGSCGPAHHKR
- the TNK2 gene encoding activated CDC42 kinase 1 isoform X14, producing MCKRKSWMSKSTFRKTSPTPGGPAAEGSLQSLTCLIGEKDLHLFEKLGDGSFGVVRRGEWDAPSGKTVSVAVKCLKPDVLSQPEAMDDFIREVNAMHSLDHRNLIRLYGVVLTPPMKMVTELAPLGSLLDRLRKHQGHFLLGTLSRYAVQVAEGMGYLESKRFIHRDLAARNLLLATRDLVKIGDFGLMRALPQNDDHYVMQEHRKVPFAWCAPESLKTRTFSHASDTWMFGVTLWEMFTYGQEPWIGLNGSQILHKIDKEGERLPRPEDCPQDIYNVMVQCWAHKPEDRPTFVALRDFLLEAQPTDMRALQDFEEPDKLHIQMNDVITVIEGRAENYWWRGQNTRTLCVGPFPRNVVTSVAGLSAQDISQPLQNSFIHTGHGDSDPRHCWGFPDRIDELYLGNPMDPPDLLSVELSTSRPTQHLGRVKREPPPRPPQPAIFTQKPTYDPVSEDQDPLSSDFKRLGLRKPGLPRGLWLAKPSARVPGTKAGRGSSEVTLIDFGEEPVVPAPRPCAPSLAQLAMDACSLLDKTPPQSPSRALPRPLHPTPVVDWDARPLPPPPAYDDVAQDEDDFEVCSINSTLVSAGVSAGPSQGETNYAFVPEPARLFPALEDNLFLPPQGGGKPPNSAQTAEIFQALQQECMRQLQVPAGSLVPSPSPVGDDKPQVPPRVPIPPRPTRPLGELSPAPSGEEEMGRWPGPASPPRVPPREPLSPQGSRTPSPLVPRGSSPLPPRLSSSPGKTMPTTQSFASDPKYATPQVIQAPGPRAGPCILPIVRDGKKVSSTHYYLLPERPPYLERYQRFLRETRSPEEPTPMPVPLLLPPPGIPAPAAPTATVRPMPQAAPDPRANFSTNTSNSGAQLPALRATARLPQRGCPGDGPEAGRPAEKIQMLQAMVHGVTTEECQAALQSHSWSVQRAAQYLKVEQLFGLGLRPRGECHKVLEMFDWNLEQAGCHLLGSCGPAHHKR
- the TNK2 gene encoding activated CDC42 kinase 1 isoform X1, whose translation is MCKGTEPEIQELRPLPTPPPSGQSPGDLVRGSSSVEMPAARRFPGLELSFPLLARLRRRLYTRLGSGSMQPEEGTGWLLELLSEVQLQQYFLRLRDDLNVTRLSHFEYVKNEDLEKIGMGRPGQRRLWEAVKRRKAMCKRKSWMSKVFSGKRLEAEFPPHHSQSTFRKTSPTPGGPAAEGSLQSLTCLIGEKDLHLFEKLGDGSFGVVRRGEWDAPSGKTVSVAVKCLKPDVLSQPEAMDDFIREVNAMHSLDHRNLIRLYGVVLTPPMKMVTELAPLGSLLDRLRKHQGHFLLGTLSRYAVQVAEGMGYLESKRFIHRDLAARNLLLATRDLVKIGDFGLMRALPQNDDHYVMQEHRKVPFAWCAPESLKTRTFSHASDTWMFGVTLWEMFTYGQEPWIGLNGSQILHKIDKEGERLPRPEDCPQDIYNVMVQCWAHKPEDRPTFVALRDFLLEAQPTDMRALQDFEEPDKLHIQMNDVITVIEGRAENYWWRGQNTRTLCVGPFPRNVVTSVAGLSAQDISQPLQNSFIHTGHGDSDPRHCWGFPDRIDELYLGNPMDPPDLLSVELSTSRPTQHLGRVKREPPPRPPQPAIFTQKPTYDPVSEDQDPLSSDFKRLGLRKPGLPRGLWLAKPSARVPGTKAGRGSSEVTLIDFGEEPVVPAPRPCAPSLAQLAMDACSLLDKTPPQSPSRALPRPLHPTPVVDWDARPLPPPPAYDDVAQDEDDFEVCSINSTLVSAGVSAGPSQGETNYAFVPEPARLFPALEDNLFLPPQGGGKPPNSAQTAEIFQALQQECMRQLQVPAGSLVPSPSPVGDDKPQVPPRVPIPPRPTRPLGELSPAPSGEEEMGRWPGPASPPRVPPREPLSPQGSRTPSPLVPRGSSPLPPRLSSSPGKTMPTTQSFASDPKYATPQVIQAPGPRAGPCILPIVRDGKKVSSTHYYLLPERPPYLERYQRFLRETRSPEEPTPMPVPLLLPPPGIPAPAAPTATVRPMPQAAPDPRANFSTNTSNSGAQLPALRATARLPQRGCPGDGPEAGRPAEKIQMLQAMVHGVTTEECQAALQSHSWSVQRAAQYLKVEQLFGLGLRPRGECHKVLEMFDWNLEQAGCHLLGSCGPAHHKR
- the TNK2 gene encoding activated CDC42 kinase 1 isoform X9, producing the protein MAAHQGAWQRLGSGSMQPEEGTGWLLELLSEVQLQQYFLRLRDDLNVTRLSHFEYVKNEDLEKIGMGRPGQRRLWEAVKRRKAMCKRKSWMSKVFSGKRLEAEFPPHHSQSTFRKTSPTPGGPAAEGSLQSLTCLIGEKDLHLFEKLGDGSFGVVRRGEWDAPSGKTVSVAVKCLKPDVLSQPEAMDDFIREVNAMHSLDHRNLIRLYGVVLTPPMKMVTELAPLGSLLDRLRKHQGHFLLGTLSRYAVQVAEGMGYLESKRFIHRDLAARNLLLATRDLVKIGDFGLMRALPQNDDHYVMQEHRKVPFAWCAPESLKTRTFSHASDTWMFGVTLWEMFTYGQEPWIGLNGSQILHKIDKEGERLPRPEDCPQDIYNVMVQCWAHKPEDRPTFVALRDFLLEAQPTDMRALQDFEEPDKLHIQMNDVITVIEGRAENYWWRGQNTRTLCVGPFPRNVVTSVAGLSAQDISQPLQNSFIHTGHGDSDPRHCWGFPDRIDELYLGNPMDPPDLLSVELSTSRPTQHLGRVKREPPPRPPQPAIFTQKPTYDPVSEDQDPLSSDFKRLGLRKPGLPRGLWLAKPSARVPGTKAGRGSSEVTLIDFGEEPVVPAPRPCAPSLAQLAMDACSLLDKTPPQSPSRALPRPLHPTPVVDWDARPLPPPPAYDDVAQDEDDFEVCSINSTLVSAGVSAGPSQGETNYAFVPEPARLFPALEDNLFLPPQGGGKPPNSAQTAEIFQALQQECMRQLQVPAGSLVPSPSPVGDDKPQVPPRVPIPPRPTRPLGELSPAPSGEEEMGRWPGPASPPRVPPREPLSPQGSRTPSPLVPRGSSPLPPRLSSSPGKTMPTTQSFASDPKYATPQVIQAPGPRAGPCILPIVRDGKKVSSTHYYLLPERPPYLERYQRFLRETRSPEEPTPMPVPLLLPPPGIPAPAAPTATVRPMPQAAPDPRANFSTNTSNSGAQLPALRATARLPQRGCPGDGPEAGRPAEKIQMLQAMVHGVTTEECQAALQSHSWSVQRAAQYLKVEQLFGLGLRPRGECHKVLEMFDWNLEQAGCHLLGSCGPAHHKR
- the TNK2 gene encoding activated CDC42 kinase 1 isoform X7, translated to MCKGTEPEIQELRPLPTPPPSGQSPGDLVRGSSSVEMPAARRFPGLELSFPLLARLRRRLYTRLGSGSMQPEEGTGWLLELLSEVQLQQYFLRLRDDLNVTRLSHFEYVKNEDLEKIGMGRPGQRRLWEAVKRRKAMCKRKSWMSKVFSGKRLEAEFPPHHSQSTFRKTSPTPGGPAAEGSLQSLTCLIGEKDLHLFEKLGDGSFGVVRRGEWDAPSGKTVSVAVKCLKPDVLSQPEAMDDFIREVNAMHSLDHRNLIRLYGVVLTPPMKMVTELAPLGSLLDRLRKHQGHFLLGTLSRYAVQVAEGMGYLESKRFIHRDLAARNLLLATRDLVKIGDFGLMRALPQNDDHYVMQEHRKVPFAWCAPESLKTRTFSHASDTWMFGVTLWEMFTYGQEPWIGLNGSQILHKIDKEGERLPRPEDCPQDIYNVMVQCWAHKPEDRPTFVALRDFLLEAQPTDMRALQDFEEPDKLHIQMNDVITVIEGRAENYWWRGQNTRTLCVGPFPRNVVTSVAGLSAQDISQPLQNSFIHTGHGDSDPRHCWGFPDRIDELYLGNPMDPPDLLSVELSTSRPTQHLGRVKREPPPRPPQPAIFTQKPTYDPVSEDQDPLSSDFKRLGLRKPGLPRGLWLAKPSARVPGTKAGRGSSEVTLIDFGEEPVVPAPRPCAPSLAQLAMDACSLLDKTPPQSPSRALPRPLHPTPVVDWDARPLPPPPAYDDVAQDEDDFEVCSINSTLGGGKPPNSAQTAEIFQALQQECMRQLQVPAGSLVPSPSPVGDDKPQVPPRVPIPPRPTRPLGELSPAPSGEEEMGRWPGPASPPRVPPREPLSPQGSRTPSPLVPRGSSPLPPRLSSSPGKTMPTTQSFASDPKYATPQVIQAPGPRAGPCILPIVRDGKKVSSTHYYLLPERPPYLERYQRFLRETRSPEEPTPMPVPLLLPPPGIPAPAAPTATVRPMPQAAPDPRANFSTNTSNSGAQLPALRATARLPQRGCPGDGPEAGRPAEKIQMLQAMVHGVTTEECQAALQSHSWSVQRAAQYLKVEQLFGLGLRPRGECHKVLEMFDWNLEQAGCHLLGSCGPAHHKR
- the TNK2 gene encoding activated CDC42 kinase 1 isoform X3 codes for the protein MCKGTEPEIQELRPLPTPPPSGQSPGDLVRGSSSVEMPAARRFPGLELSFPLLARLRRRLYTRLGSGSMQPEEGTGWLLELLSEVQLQQYFLRLRDDLNVTRLSHFEYVKNEDLEKIGMGRPGQRRLWEAVKRRKAMCKRKSWMSKSTFRKTSPTPGGPAAEGSLQSLTCLIGEKDLHLFEKLGDGSFGVVRRGEWDAPSGKTVSVAVKCLKPDVLSQPEAMDDFIREVNAMHSLDHRNLIRLYGVVLTPPMKMVTELAPLGSLLDRLRKHQGHFLLGTLSRYAVQVAEGMGYLESKRFIHRDLAARNLLLATRDLVKIGDFGLMRALPQNDDHYVMQEHRKVPFAWCAPESLKTRTFSHASDTWMFGVTLWEMFTYGQEPWIGLNGSQILHKIDKEGERLPRPEDCPQDIYNVMVQCWAHKPEDRPTFVALRDFLLEAQPTDMRALQDFEEPDKLHIQMNDVITVIEGRAENYWWRGQNTRTLCVGPFPRNVVTSVAGLSAQDISQPLQNSFIHTGHGDSDPRHCWGFPDRIDELYLGNPMDPPDLLSVELSTSRPTQHLGRVKREPPPRPPQPAIFTQKPTYDPVSEDQDPLSSDFKRLGLRKPGLPRGLWLAKPSARVPGTKAGRGSSEVTLIDFGEEPVVPAPRPCAPSLAQLAMDACSLLDKTPPQSPSRALPRPLHPTPVVDWDARPLPPPPAYDDVAQDEDDFEVCSINSTLVSAGVSAGPSQGETNYAFVPEPARLFPALEDNLFLPPQGGGKPPNSAQTAEIFQALQQECMRQLQVPAGSLVPSPSPVGDDKPQVPPRVPIPPRPTRPLGELSPAPSGEEEMGRWPGPASPPRVPPREPLSPQGSRTPSPLVPRGSSPLPPRLSSSPGKTMPTTQSFASDPKYATPQVIQAPGPRAGPCILPIVRDGKKVSSTHYYLLPERPPYLERYQRFLRETRSPEEPTPMPVPLLLPPPGIPAPAAPTATVRPMPQAAPDPRANFSTNTSNSGAQLPALRATARLPQRGCPGDGPEAGRPAEKIQMLQAMVHGVTTEECQAALQSHSWSVQRAAQYLKVEQLFGLGLRPRGECHKVLEMFDWNLEQAGCHLLGSCGPAHHKR